One segment of Choloepus didactylus isolate mChoDid1 chromosome 15, mChoDid1.pri, whole genome shotgun sequence DNA contains the following:
- the LOC119510547 gene encoding 60S ribosomal protein L7-like, with protein sequence MEGVEEKKKKVPAVPETLKKKRRNFAELKIKRLRKKFAQKMLRKARRKLIYEKAKHYHKEYRQMYRTEIQMARMARKAGNFYVPAEPKLAFVIRIRGINGVSPKVRKVLQLLRLRQIFNGTFVKLNKALINMLRIVEPYIAWGYPNLKSVNKLIYKRGYGKINKKRIALTDNSLIARSLGKYGIICMEDLIHEIYPVGKRFKEANNFLWPFKLSSPRGGMKKKTTHFVEGGDAGNREDQINRLIRRMN encoded by the coding sequence ATGGAGGGTgtggaagagaagaagaagaaggtgcCGGCTGTGCCGGAAACCCTCAAGAAAAAGCGAAGGAATTTTGCCGAACTGAAGATCAAGCGCTTGAGAAAGAAGTTTGCCCAAAAGATGCTCCGAAAGGCAAGGAGGAAGCTTATCTATGAAAAAGCCAAGCACTATCACAAGGAATATAGGCAAATGTACAGAACTGAGATTCAAATGGCTAGAATGGCAAGAAAAGCTGGCAACTTCTATGTACCTGCGGAACCCAAATTAGCATTTGTCATCAGGATCAGAGGTATCAATGGCGTGAGCCCAAAGGTCCGAAAAGTGTTGCAACTTCTTCGCCTTCGCCAAATCTTCAATGGTACCTTTGTTAAGCTCAACAAGGCCTTAATTAACATGCTGAGGATTGTGGAACCATATATTGCATGGGGGTACCCGAACCTGAAGTCAGTAAACAAACTAATCTATAAGCGTGGTTACGGCAAAATCAATAAGAAGCGGATTGCCTTGACAGATAACTCTTTGATTGCACGATCGCTTGGTAAATATGGCATCATCTGCATGGAAGACCTGATTCATGAGATCTATCCTGTTGGGAAACgcttcaaagaagcaaacaacttcCTGTGGCCCTTCAAATTATCTTCTCCCAGAGGGGGGATGAAGAAAAAGACCACCCATTTTGTAGAAGGGGGAGATGCTGGCAACAGGGAAGACCAGATCAATAGGCTTATTAGAAGGATGAACTAA
- the RPS24 gene encoding 40S ribosomal protein S24 isoform X1 yields MNDTVTIRTRKFMTNRLLQRKQMVIDVLHPGKATVPKTEIREKLAKMYKTTPDVIFVFGFRTHFGGGKTTGFGMIYDSLDYAKKNEPKHRLARHGLYEKKKTSRKQRKERKNRMKKVRGTAKANVGAGKKKE; encoded by the exons ATG AATGACACGGTAACCATCCGGACCAGGAAATTCATGACCAACCGACTACTTCAGCGGAAACAAATG GTCATCGATGTTCTTCACCCTGGAAAGGCAACAGTACCTAAGACAGAAATTCGGGAAAAACTAGCCAAAATGTACAAGACTACACCAGATGTCATCTTTGTATTTGGATTCAGAACCCATTTTGGTGGTGGCAAGACAACTGGCTTTGGCATGATTTATGACTCCTTAgattatgcaaagaaaaatgaacccaaaCACAGACTTGCAAGA CATGGTCTGTATGAGAAGAAAAAGACCTCCAGAAAACAGCGAAAGGAACGcaagaacagaatgaagaaagtcaGGGGGACTGCAAAGGCCAATGTTGGTGCTGGCAAAAAG
- the RPS24 gene encoding 40S ribosomal protein S24 isoform X4, with protein MNDTVTIRTRKFMTNRLLQRKQMVIDVLHPGKATVPKTEIREKLAKMYKTTPDVIFVFGFRTHFGGGKTTGFGMIYDSLDYAKKNEPKHRLARHGLYEKKKTSRKQRKERKNRMKKVRGTAKANVGAGKKK; from the exons ATG AATGACACGGTAACCATCCGGACCAGGAAATTCATGACCAACCGACTACTTCAGCGGAAACAAATG GTCATCGATGTTCTTCACCCTGGAAAGGCAACAGTACCTAAGACAGAAATTCGGGAAAAACTAGCCAAAATGTACAAGACTACACCAGATGTCATCTTTGTATTTGGATTCAGAACCCATTTTGGTGGTGGCAAGACAACTGGCTTTGGCATGATTTATGACTCCTTAgattatgcaaagaaaaatgaacccaaaCACAGACTTGCAAGA CATGGTCTGTATGAGAAGAAAAAGACCTCCAGAAAACAGCGAAAGGAACGcaagaacagaatgaagaaagtcaGGGGGACTGCAAAGGCCAATGTTGGTGCTGGCAAAAAG AAG
- the RPS24 gene encoding 40S ribosomal protein S24 isoform X3, with protein MNDTVTIRTRKFMTNRLLQRKQMVIDVLHPGKATVPKTEIREKLAKMYKTTPDVIFVFGFRTHFGGGKTTGFGMIYDSLDYAKKNEPKHRLARHGLYEKKKTSRKQRKERKNRMKKVRGTAKANVGAGKKK; from the exons ATG AATGACACGGTAACCATCCGGACCAGGAAATTCATGACCAACCGACTACTTCAGCGGAAACAAATG GTCATCGATGTTCTTCACCCTGGAAAGGCAACAGTACCTAAGACAGAAATTCGGGAAAAACTAGCCAAAATGTACAAGACTACACCAGATGTCATCTTTGTATTTGGATTCAGAACCCATTTTGGTGGTGGCAAGACAACTGGCTTTGGCATGATTTATGACTCCTTAgattatgcaaagaaaaatgaacccaaaCACAGACTTGCAAGA CATGGTCTGTATGAGAAGAAAAAGACCTCCAGAAAACAGCGAAAGGAACGcaagaacagaatgaagaaagtcaGGGGGACTGCAAAGGCCAATGTTGGTGCTGGCAAAAAG AAATGA
- the RPS24 gene encoding 40S ribosomal protein S24 isoform X2, whose amino-acid sequence MNDTVTIRTRKFMTNRLLQRKQMVIDVLHPGKATVPKTEIREKLAKMYKTTPDVIFVFGFRTHFGGGKTTGFGMIYDSLDYAKKNEPKHRLARHGLYEKKKTSRKQRKERKNRMKKVRGTAKANVGAGKKKK is encoded by the exons ATG AATGACACGGTAACCATCCGGACCAGGAAATTCATGACCAACCGACTACTTCAGCGGAAACAAATG GTCATCGATGTTCTTCACCCTGGAAAGGCAACAGTACCTAAGACAGAAATTCGGGAAAAACTAGCCAAAATGTACAAGACTACACCAGATGTCATCTTTGTATTTGGATTCAGAACCCATTTTGGTGGTGGCAAGACAACTGGCTTTGGCATGATTTATGACTCCTTAgattatgcaaagaaaaatgaacccaaaCACAGACTTGCAAGA CATGGTCTGTATGAGAAGAAAAAGACCTCCAGAAAACAGCGAAAGGAACGcaagaacagaatgaagaaagtcaGGGGGACTGCAAAGGCCAATGTTGGTGCTGGCAAAAAG AAG AAATGA
- the RPS24 gene encoding 40S ribosomal protein S24 isoform X5, whose translation MNDTVTIRTRKFMTNRLLQRKQMVIDVLHPGKATVPKTEIREKLAKMYKTTPDVIFVFGFRTHFGGGKTTGFGMIYDSLDYAKKNEPKHRLARHGLYEKKKTSRKQRKERKNRMKKVRGTAKANVGAGKK comes from the exons ATG AATGACACGGTAACCATCCGGACCAGGAAATTCATGACCAACCGACTACTTCAGCGGAAACAAATG GTCATCGATGTTCTTCACCCTGGAAAGGCAACAGTACCTAAGACAGAAATTCGGGAAAAACTAGCCAAAATGTACAAGACTACACCAGATGTCATCTTTGTATTTGGATTCAGAACCCATTTTGGTGGTGGCAAGACAACTGGCTTTGGCATGATTTATGACTCCTTAgattatgcaaagaaaaatgaacccaaaCACAGACTTGCAAGA CATGGTCTGTATGAGAAGAAAAAGACCTCCAGAAAACAGCGAAAGGAACGcaagaacagaatgaagaaagtcaGGGGGACTGCAAAGGCCAATGTTGGTGCTGGCAAAAAG